Within the Dioscorea cayenensis subsp. rotundata cultivar TDr96_F1 unplaced genomic scaffold, TDr96_F1_v2_PseudoChromosome.rev07_lg8_w22 25.fasta BLBR01002194.1, whole genome shotgun sequence genome, the region ATAAATTCAACTCTTGCAACATCATCAAATTGCCAAGTTGCAATGGTATTGCTCTTGTGAATAAAATGTCACTCAAGTCTAGAACTCCATGTAAATTCAAGTTACCAAGTTGAAAAGGAATTACTCCACTTAGTTTATTATTGCTCAACTTGAGTAACTACAATTTACTACAATTCTTCAACCATATTGTTATATCTCCGGTCAAATTGTTGCTTGATAAATCTAGAGCTTCTAATAAAGATAGATCACCCAACCCTTGTGGTATGGTTCCCGTGAGATGATTGTTGCTCATGTTCAAGTGAAATATGTAAGATAATTTACCGAACTCCTTTGAGATCTCTCCTATCAAATTATTGGAAGAAATGTCAAGTAGTTGCAGCTTTGGAAATTGAACGATTTCCCTTGGTATTTGTCCCGACGATTCCATTGCTTGATATTTTAAAGCTTGTCAAGTTAAGGCATGCTCCCAAAGATGGTGATAAATTGCCGGACAATTTGTTAAAGCTTAGGTCAATATAATCCAAATGCAAATGAACACCAAAGCTTTTAGCGACATCTTCAATAAATTGGTTATTGTCAAGCACGACCCTAActaattttgttgaatttttcaaacttattGGAATGGACCTTGGAAATTATTTTGGCTCAAACCAAGATACTAGAGCAAACCGCCTTTTGGCCAAATCTGTGGTAAATTACCAAAAAGGTCATTGTTGAACAATGCAAGATCAATTAAATTTGTAAGATTGGCAAATTTTATCCGCAATAAGCCCCGAGAGATGATTGTCTGgctaaatataaatacataagaCCTTTCAAAGTTCCAAGAGAATGAGGAATGGAACCTGTTATTTGATTATTAGATATTACAAAATCTCTCAAGTTCACTAGATTCCCAATCTTACAAGGAATTGAGCCATTTATGATGTTGTCATCTAAGTAAAAGGGTTCGAGATTGGTCGGGTTTCCAATGCTATGTGGCATGGGACCAATTATTTGGCTGTCGATATTTCAAGGTCTCTCAAGTTCACTAGATTCTCAATCTCACAAGGAATTGCGCCATTTATGATGTTGTCATCTCATAAAAGGTTTTAGATTGGTCGGTTTCCAATGCTATGTGGAATGGGACCAGCTTATTTGATTGTCGATATTTCAAGGTCTCTCAAGTTCACTAGATTCCCAATCTCACAAGGAATGGAACCATTTATGCTATTGTCATATAGGTAAAAAGCTTCAAGCTTGGTAAGGTTTCCAATGCTATGTGGGATGGGACCAGTTATTTGGTTGTTAGATATTTCAAGGTCTCTCAAGTTCACTAGATTCCCAATCTCACAAGGAATGGACCCATTTATGCTATTGTCATATAGGTAAAAAGCTTTAAGCTTGGTCAGGTTTCGAATGTTGTGTGGGGTGGGACCAGTTATGTGGTTGCCAGATATATCAAACTCTTTCAAATTCACTAGATTCCCAATCGGACAAGGAATAGAACCAATGAGGTTATTTCTCCATAGgtataaaaaattgagtttggtCAAGTTTCTAAACAATGGAGGGATGGAACCAACTAAGAAATTTAAGGAGATGTCTAACCAATTTAGGTTCAAAAGCTTTCCAAAAGAAGGAGGTATGGAGCCACTTATCTGATTCTCATAGAAACACAATGTCTTGAGCCTTGTCAAATTACCAAGCCCGGAAGGGATGTTGCCTGTGAGATTGTTGGTAGAGAGATCAAGGATGGTAAGCTTGGGGGGAGCTGTAATGGTTACAGGGATTCCTCCATGGAGCTTGTTGTAGGTAAGGTTGAGAACCTGGAGGGATGGCAAAGATGAAAAGTTGAGAGTCTCCACCTTCCCTTTGAGTCCCAACCTTCCCAGTTGGACCTTAGTGATGCTTGCCATGAGATGGCCATCGTATCTGCAAGTGATTCTAGTCCACTTGCATGGACTGGTCTTTGATGTCCAGGTGTCAAGGAGTTCTTGTGTTTCAAGGGCGGCCGTCCATTGAAGAAGAGCTCTCCATTGGGATTCAATCTTTGAAGCTGTAGCCAAGTTGAAAACAGGGAAACAAAGATTGGAGAATAATAGTACTAACAGTGAAAGCACCATCATCGTCAATGTTGGGAAGGTGGTGAACTTTGAGGGAAGCAATGATTTCATGTTGAAACTATATATTACTCGTAGAAAGCCTCTAGACATGTTCTTGTGGTTTTGTTAAGAGAGCCTTGAGCACCTTTTTATAGTATCACAGAATGAAAGACAattcacaaaataattaatatcatcTTAAAAATAAGCAGTATTTTTAGCGTTTAGTCACAGTGATAGCTAGGCATGACAATCACATTGTTGTTAACAGCTGATCACTACAAATCTTGATTACAAAATACTTATCCACAAACTATGATGAAGCTTGATGTAACATTTGTGGTATTTGTGGTTTCTGCCATGATGTCTCACTCTCATTAATCGTTATCATGGAGGAATAATCAAATGAGAGTAGGTCTTGATTATTCTACTAAAACCAAACCCAATGTCGAAAATTCAGAAGCCAAAAATGCATCTCCTGTTCTTCATTAATATTCTTTATTGGTAGTATATCTATCGAAAACAATTAGACAAAGTAATCAAATTACAATGATAAGTGGCCTAAATTAAATTACAGTTAAGTTATTTCATCCTAGCTAGCTACATATATATTGTCCCAATATAAtcttgttttcaaaatatgcgagtttcatctttttatttctttttttttaaataaattatagtttatccACTTCgtataaaaaaacttatgagTTTCTAATGTACAAAaatacttaataaaaatatataccttaagtaattattaaaattatatttatctcaAAGTATTATAATTTTCAAACTTCGATTATAGTAGTTTAAAATTTCTACATAATTTCAATATGCTCttgcaaatttaaaaatcagtcaaaacaattatatataataaagaaaaacacttCTAACAATCATTGTCTAGTGCAATGGAATATTATTTGAATGGTGTATAACAGACCTAAAATTGAATCTATGGATTGCCATTATGAAGTGCCATGAAAATACTATTGAAATAATGTACTAGTACTATTTATTCGCTATACATAGGATCCCATGCAGGAGGATATTATTGTCTTCTCATCCAAGGTTTTATGGCAAAGAAATTTACTAGTTTGGTTTGAATTGTTTGATTCCTAAAAATCTTCTGGGCTTGCATATATATGATACCACTCTAATAAACATCCACATTGTTAACAACACTGATAATTCCCTTTAATAATTAGTATCATCTTAAAAATGAGCATTATTGGTAGCAGAAAAACACTTCTAACAATCATTGTCTAGTGCAATGGAATATTATTTGAATGGTGTATAACAGACCTAAAATTGAATCTATGGATTGCCATTATGAAGTGCCATGAAAATACTATTGAAATAATGTACTAGTACTATTTATTCGCTATACATAGGATCCCATGCAGGAGGATATTATTGTCTTCTCATCCAAGGTTTTATGGCAAAGAAATTTACTAGTTTGGTTTGAATCGTTTGATTCCTAAAAATCTTCTGGGCTTGCATATATATGATAACACTCTAATAAACATCCACATTGTTAACAACACTGATAATTCCCTTTAATAATTAGTATCATCTTAAAAAATGAGCATTATTGGTAGCATTCAACCACACTAATGGCTAGGCATAGCAaccacattaattaatattgttaacAGCTAAATGCCTGCATGTCTTGATTTCTTCAAGGTTGTCTCCCtctcattgtttgtttttcaaagaCAGTGAGATTTCAGTTTTAACGGAAGAGACGTAAGCATATTTAGTATTATTCATTAACCTTATCATTTTTATAGCCAACTTGAAATGGTAAGCATTGAAACATTCAAGCACACTGATCAGGAAAAATTATAGTCTATAACTTGCAAACACGCATTTTGAATCATACTACTAGTCAATGTTGGAATTGTtagatgtattgttgtattgtatatgtatgtatgtatatgtatgtatagatgtatatttatacttatcatgttctatatgtagacccaaagggtcactcatATAATGTGTGTTCTAGAGATAGACTTGTTCCACTTTCTCATTCTCTCtacttctaacatggtatcagagctactaTTCCGATCGGCCGTGactaggatcttgggtcccacatccgtTGTGGGCCCAGGGGggtgttgggacgcagtggttAACTTGGTCCATAGTCTcacatcgcctgtgagagccaatctccctagccttatatatcctaagccaatccttccctctaactgcagttatggagaagttagggtggtgggtccctgtATTAACATGGTATCATCCCCCCTCATTTTTCTTCCCCCTCATTGCTGAACgtaagcatcgtcacatcttagagACGACACGTGCTCTTCTTCTAGGTGCTTTTCTTCCCCctcatttttttctaatgtcgTCAACACCTGCTTGCTTTACCTTATTAACCTACAACCTTCCTCTCACCTTAATGGTCGTAGTCCAGGTGAGTGTCTTCATGGGACACCTCCACAatatgatcatcttcgtgtttttggttgtcgctGCTTTGTTTTGCTTTCATCTCGGGAGAGAACAAAGCTAACATCCCAGTctgtttcatgtgtttttctaggatatagccttgagcataaaggttatcgttgttatgatccCGTCACTCGTCGTATTCGCATCTCCCGTGATGTCACGTTTGATGAATCCACACCTTTctatgcttctccttcttccaccGAGTCCCCATCTCCCTCTGTCCCTCTATCCTTCCTTTTTCCTACCCTTTCGGCTGAGCATACTTCTCATGTGTCTTCCTCTCCTTCATCATTCAACCCTCCAAAGTGAGTTTCTTTTCTAACTCCTCCCTTGACCCCTCTCCTCCTTTATCTCACCGAGTCTCCTCGCAGCTTTCTTCCCTCctttatctgttgagtctcctcACGATTGTCTTCCCTCCTCCCTCGCCCACTTGCTCACCCACTGCTCGCTTTTCACATACCACCGTCGGGATCCCGCAGCCTCCATCTCGGCGGTTATTTCGACACCTCTCCTACTATCGATCCAGCCTCCCGAGGTACACTCTCACACTTATTCTTTACGCGATCGCTCTACTTTTACATCCCCCACGTCCGTTATGCTTCTACTAGCACCCAGGTGTTTGAGATGTCTTTGAGCTGGGTACCTACCGAGAAGCAGTTCGACTACCTGAGTGGAGGACTGCCATGCAGAGGAGCTTGAAGCTTTGACTCGGACTCATACGTGGGATCTTGTTCCCCTTCCTTCTCATGCCGCTCCCATCACCCGTCGTTGGATCTACTGCGGTGAAGACTCGTTCTGACGGGTCTCTCGAGCACTATAAAGCGCGTTTGGTTGCTCGTGGCTTTCAGCAGGAGTATGGccgtgactatgaggagacttttgccccaGTAGCCCACATGCACACTCGTGTGCGTACTTTTAGTTCTTTCGTTTACGCTATTCGTGGTTGGGTTCTTCATCGACCTGATGTGAAGAACGCGTTCCCTTCATGGGGACTTGaaggaggaggtttacatgactcctccccGGCCTTCGGGTGCCTTCGAGTCTGCTTTGTCGTCTTCGCCGCGCTctttatggtctcaaacaggctcccAGGGCCTGGTTTGAGCGGTTTAGTATAGTAGTTGAGGCTGCTGGTTTCACTCCGAGCATACATGACCCGGCAGTCTTTATTCACTCTTCCTCTCGTGGGCagaccattcttcttctatatgtcgATGATATGATACTTACCGGTGATGACTCTGCTCACATTACTTTTGTGAGCAGGAGTTAtgtgagactttcttgatgaCCGATTTAGGTCCGCTCGTTACTTCTTGGGTATCGAGATTACTTCTCATCCCGGATGGTTACCGCCTCTCTCGAGTGACGTTATACTCACAACCTACTTGCTCGCTCTGGTTTAACTGATACCCGTATTGCTGCTATACCGATGAAGCTACATTTGCAGATTTGTGCTTCtgatgggattcccttatcTGATCCTTCTCGCTACGACATCTGGTTGACAGTTTGGTCTACTTGGCCGTTACTCGTCCAGACATTTCCCATGCAGTTCACATCCTCGGCCGGTTCGTTACGGCACCCACTGCTCATTATGCTCATCTTATTCGGGATGCTGCGATATCTTCGCGTAGCATCTGTATCTCGTGGTCCGTTTCTACTCACGTCGTCCACTCTTCACTCATGTGCCTAttcgatgctacttgggccGCTTGTCCCGATGATCGGGTCTCTGTCATCGGTTACTCGTATCTTTCTTGgctcttctcttgttgtttgaAGACCAAGAAAGCACTCTATGTCTACTAAGTCTAGTGTCTGAGGCTGAAGTTCGTGCGTTAGCTTCTACCGTCCAGGAGGTGCTTTTGGGCATGCGTCGATTCTACAGACTTTGGTGTACCGATCACATCTCCCATTCCTATTCACTGTGACAGTACTGGTGCCCTTCAGATTGCTGCAGATCCAGTtaagcatgagctgaccaaacatattggtgttgatgcacACTTCACACGATGTCATGTACGTGCCCAGACTGtatcacttcactatcttcctacAGAGGTCCAGGTGGCTGATTTTTTCACCAAGGCGCAGACACGTGATCACcatctattcatgttatccaaactcaagacgcacgatccgccttgagtttgagggggggtgttagatgtattgttgtattgtatatgtatgtatgtatgtatatgtatgtatagatgtatatttatacttatcatgttctatatgtagacccaaagggtcactcatgtaATGTGTGTTCTAGAGATAGACTTGTTCCACTTTCTCATTCTCTCCACTTCTAACAGGAATTACTAGGATGAATTGCATGTACCTCAAATTTTTGAGTTTTCTCCCCCAATACAATATTCAGTGTTTCCATGCTGGAACTCGTAAAATATTTGTAGCAAGTCTCTAGACATGGAAGACATTCACTCTGGTTAATTCGTCCGGCTTTTCATAATCTGAGATGAAGCAAATTTCaagtagtgtgaacaatatataaaatcaaaatagtatgaattgataataaaaattgcAAAACAAGGGGCAAGGATATACAAAGCATACAAGACAGGCATGTAGCAAAATagcatgaataaaattttaacatctCATCTTATATTGCATCATTCATTCCGTCATCATATTGCTCGTAAATCCATCGAATGAGAAAAACGTGTGCATGGAAAAAGTCTCTTGCATCAATGGTCCAATGATATAACAGTTAAGTACCATGAATGAGCTGATAGATGTGGATAGCCAAGCTCGTCCATGAGCGTGATCTACGCAGTCAACATCTACATTGAAAATttcaatgataatgataatttaTATTCACCACACAAACACAAGAtatgattcaaataattaaaaaaaccaaatatgagaaaatattatAGTACTACATTAGTAGTGTGGGAAAACAATTCACATATAATTGAGATATAAAATGGAgtcaaaaacattatttttactGTTTCAAATAAGGTGCGTTTAAAAGAGCAGGAGTCTTACCTTTACAAAAGATGTCCAAACCCATCTTATGAGGATGATTAGTCTTGACCATGAGCTATCTGAAGAGTAGATTTTACTAACAAAAACTTTATATGcataatattatacatatttcaacaaatcaatcacatatatgtatgtatgaatataatcaaaatttgattGAAGTCCATGAACTAATCAGTTGTGCAATCAAACTCAACAAATGGTAACATAAACTTACCAATAGCCTCTACCGGTTATGACATGGTGATAAAGGATGATGGATTCAGCCATGCGGGGTTGACTGTATATAATTGCAGCCAATTCTGTTCACCTTAATTGATAGTTTGGTAAcctcca harbors:
- the LOC120257575 gene encoding MDIS1-interacting receptor like kinase 2-like: MASITKVQLGRLGLKGKVETLNFSSLPSLQVLNLTYNKLHGGIPVTITAPPKLTILDLSTNNLTGNIPSGLGNLTRLKTLCFYENQISGSIPPSFGKLLNLNWLDISLNFLVGSIPPLFRNLTKLNFLYLWRNNLIGSIPCPIGNLVNLKEFDISGNHITGPTPHNIRNLTKLKAFYLYDNSINGSIPCEIGNLVNLRDLEISNNQITGPIPHSIGNLTKLEAFYLYDNSINGSIPCEIGNLVNLRDLEISTIK